A single window of Gopherus flavomarginatus isolate rGopFla2 chromosome 15, rGopFla2.mat.asm, whole genome shotgun sequence DNA harbors:
- the UBE2L3 gene encoding ubiquitin-conjugating enzyme E2 L3 isoform X2, which yields MNKDELEEIRKCGMKNFRNIQVDEANLLTWQGLIVPDNPPYDKGAFRIEINFPAEYPFKPPKITFKTKIYHPNIDEKGQVCLPVISAENWKPATKTDQVIQSLIALVNDPQPEHPLRADLAEEYSKDRKKFCKNAEEFTKKYGEKRPVD from the exons ATGAACAAGGAT GAGCTTGAAGAAATCCGCAAATGTGGAATGAAAAACTTCCGTAATATCCAGGTTGATGAAGCTAATTTATTGACTTGGCAAGGGCTTATTGTTCCT GACAATCCTCCATATGATAAGGGAGCCTTCAGAATCGAAATCAACTTTCCAGCAGAGTATCCATTCAAACCTCCTaagattacatttaaaacaaagatCTATCACCCTAATATCGATGAAAAGGGGCAGGTTTGTCTGCCAGTAATTAGTGCTGAAAACTGGAAGCCAGCAACCAAAACTGACCAAG TAATCCAGTCCCTCATAGCACTGGTGAATGACCCACAGCCCGAGCACCCCCTTCGGGCTGACCTAGCTGAAGAATACTCTAAGGACCGTAAAAAATTCTGTAAGAACGCTGAAGAGTTTACAAAGAAATATGGTGAAAAGCGACCAGTGGACTAA
- the UBE2L3 gene encoding ubiquitin-conjugating enzyme E2 L3 isoform X1, producing MAASRRLMKELEEIRKCGMKNFRNIQVDEANLLTWQGLIVPDNPPYDKGAFRIEINFPAEYPFKPPKITFKTKIYHPNIDEKGQVCLPVISAENWKPATKTDQVIQSLIALVNDPQPEHPLRADLAEEYSKDRKKFCKNAEEFTKKYGEKRPVD from the exons GAGCTTGAAGAAATCCGCAAATGTGGAATGAAAAACTTCCGTAATATCCAGGTTGATGAAGCTAATTTATTGACTTGGCAAGGGCTTATTGTTCCT GACAATCCTCCATATGATAAGGGAGCCTTCAGAATCGAAATCAACTTTCCAGCAGAGTATCCATTCAAACCTCCTaagattacatttaaaacaaagatCTATCACCCTAATATCGATGAAAAGGGGCAGGTTTGTCTGCCAGTAATTAGTGCTGAAAACTGGAAGCCAGCAACCAAAACTGACCAAG TAATCCAGTCCCTCATAGCACTGGTGAATGACCCACAGCCCGAGCACCCCCTTCGGGCTGACCTAGCTGAAGAATACTCTAAGGACCGTAAAAAATTCTGTAAGAACGCTGAAGAGTTTACAAAGAAATATGGTGAAAAGCGACCAGTGGACTAA